One Mugil cephalus isolate CIBA_MC_2020 chromosome 22, CIBA_Mcephalus_1.1, whole genome shotgun sequence genomic window carries:
- the LOC125000354 gene encoding uncharacterized protein LOC125000354, whose protein sequence is MKLASTLPKGQNYKIYVDNYFTSVPLVAKLLEQGIHYGGTARQVRLQVHTSKYKYALKSRRWYMYIFWHTITLAVVNAWLLYKRYCQALKMPKKETLNMRMFQAQLASSLILVGTAPKTPKRGRPSAGNRSPGAAGSPLDAGKRPSLGDGSPSGPSSKKTCAHPPLDVRRDLTGHFIHKITRGRCRHCSKGYTNTQCSKCDVRLCFSEDKNCFWDYHCN, encoded by the exons ATGAAGCTTGCCTCCACACTTCCAAAGGGCCAAAACTACAAGATCTACGTAGACAACTACTTCACCTCTGTTCCACTGGTAGCGAAGCTCCTTGAGCAAGGCATCCATTATGGGGGAACAGCCAGGCAGGTCCGCCTGCAAGTACATACAAGTAAATACAAGTACGCCCTGAAATCCCGGCGGTGGTACATGTACATCTTCTGGCACACCATCACCCTCGCTGTGGTCAACGCCTGGCTCCTCTACAAGCGGTACTGCCAAGCTCTCAAGATGCCAAAGAAGGAGACACTGAACATGAGGATGTTCCAGGCACAGCTTGCATCCTCTCTCATTCTG GTGGGCACAGCACCCAAAACTCCAAAGAGAGGACGACCATCTGCAGGCAACAGGAGCCCAGGCGCAGCAGGGAGCCCTTTGGATGCTGGAAAGAGACCATCCTTGGGTGATGGGAGTCCAAGCGGTCCCTCCtccaaaaaaacatgtgcacacCCCCCTCTGGATGTGCGCAGAGACCTCACTGGACACTTTATACACAAGATAACAAGAGGACGCTGCAGACATTGCAGTAAAGGGTATACTAATACCCAATGCAGCAAATGTGATGTCCGCCTCTGCTTTTCAGAGGACAAGAACTGCTTCTGGGACTATCACTGCAACTGA